In the genome of Entelurus aequoreus isolate RoL-2023_Sb linkage group LG08, RoL_Eaeq_v1.1, whole genome shotgun sequence, one region contains:
- the ddit4 gene encoding DNA damage-inducible transcript 4 protein: protein MHLTNMQSSESSPPSPRRLSWGKMVQRLADFSSGSLESKSNNSSRSDLSDSASDVSGELSPSADDLFYDPMEETILKEVVDLIESSLKEAKDSDCALRCAKLLIPEKLLEHIGRELLHLAASEPCGLRGALIDLCVEQGPLCYESVVQLSVDPYLVPTFQLTLVLRLDSGGLWPKIQGLFSPKSPSQAIKLSTGFRVIKKKLYCSEELLIEEC from the exons ATGCATTTGACAAACATGCAAAGCTCGGAGAGTTCACCTCCCAGTCCCAGGAGGTTGTCGTGGGGCAAAATGGTGCAAAGACTGGCCGACTTCAGCAGCGGCAGCCTGGAGTCCAAGTCCAACAATAGCAGCAGGAGCGACCTCTCAGACTCAG CGTCCGACGTCTCCGGCGAGCTGTCCCCCTCCGCCGACGACCTCTTCTACGACCCCATGGAGGAGACCATCCTGAAAGAAGTGGTGGACCTCATCGAGAGCAGCCTCAAGGAGGCCAAGGACTCGGACTGCGCCCTCAGGTGCGCCAAGCTCCTCATCCCGGAGAAGCTCCTGGAGCACATCGGCCGGGAGCTCCTCCACCTGGCGGCCAGCGAGCCGTGCGGCCTGCGGGGGGCGCTCATCGACCTGTGCGTGGAGCAGGGGCCGCTTTGCTACGAGAGCGTGGTCCAGCTCTCCGTGGACCCTTACCTGGTGCCCACCTTCCAGCTGACTCTGGTGCTGAGGCTGGACTCCGGCGGCCTGTGGCCTAAAATCCAAGGACTTTTCAGCCCCAAATCTCCCTCGCAGGCGATTAAGCTGAGCACGGGGTTCCGCGTGATCAAGAAGAAACTTTACTGTTCCGAGGAGCTTCTCATTGAGGAGTGTTGA